In one window of Caldalkalibacillus thermarum DNA:
- a CDS encoding ABC transporter ATP-binding protein, with translation MGVKSGTPILEVKNLKTSFFTEEGEVKAVDGVSFSIEKGKTLGIVGESGCGKSITSLSIMRLLPQPAGKIVGGEIWFKGENLLEKSDKEFRHIRGKHISMIFQEPMTSLNPVFTVGDQIAETIRIHEKKSKKEAWEKAVEMLKLVGIPSPEKRARQYPFELSGGMRQRVMIAIALACSPELLIADEPTTALDVTIQAQILELIKKLQEELGTTIIMITHDLGVVAEMCDKVAVMYAGKVVEYADVYTLFENPKHPYTMGLLESLPRHDEDQEELAVIKGSVPSPFNMPKGCRFAPRCPHAKPMCFDHLPELQTMEDGNQVRCWIYTDKWDEQKEVATK, from the coding sequence ATGGGCGTCAAAAGCGGAACCCCCATTCTGGAAGTGAAAAATCTCAAGACCTCTTTTTTTACTGAGGAAGGAGAAGTGAAAGCGGTCGACGGGGTCAGCTTCTCAATAGAAAAAGGAAAAACATTGGGGATCGTCGGGGAATCGGGATGTGGTAAGAGTATTACCTCTTTGTCCATTATGCGCCTCTTGCCCCAGCCGGCAGGTAAAATTGTAGGTGGAGAAATCTGGTTTAAAGGAGAAAATCTGCTGGAGAAATCGGATAAGGAATTCCGTCACATTCGTGGAAAGCATATCTCCATGATCTTTCAGGAGCCAATGACCTCCCTTAATCCTGTGTTTACCGTGGGAGACCAGATTGCTGAGACGATCCGTATCCACGAAAAGAAAAGCAAAAAAGAGGCCTGGGAGAAAGCGGTCGAGATGCTGAAGCTGGTGGGCATCCCTTCTCCAGAAAAACGGGCCAGGCAATATCCCTTTGAATTGTCCGGGGGGATGCGCCAGCGGGTGATGATTGCCATCGCCTTGGCTTGCAGCCCGGAGCTTTTGATCGCGGATGAGCCCACCACGGCACTGGACGTCACCATTCAGGCGCAAATCCTGGAGCTGATAAAAAAGCTGCAGGAAGAGCTGGGAACGACCATTATCATGATTACCCATGACCTTGGGGTTGTGGCCGAGATGTGCGATAAAGTGGCTGTTATGTACGCGGGTAAAGTGGTGGAGTATGCGGATGTCTACACCCTGTTTGAAAATCCGAAACATCCGTACACTATGGGTTTGTTAGAGTCACTGCCCCGCCATGACGAAGACCAGGAAGAGCTGGCCGTCATCAAAGGCTCAGTGCCGAGTCCGTTTAACATGCCCAAGGGCTGCCGTTTTGCACCCCGCTGTCCCCATGCCAAACCGATGTGTTTCGATCATCTGCCCGAACTTCAAACCATGGAGGACGGCAACCAGGTTCGCTGCTGGATCTATACGGACAAGTGGGATGAACAGAAGGAGGTGGCCACAAAATGA
- a CDS encoding ABC transporter ATP-binding protein, producing the protein MSKAPLLQVENLKQYFPIKGGIFGRTINYVKAVDDISFHVNEGETVSVVGESGCGKSTTGRAILRLEEPTAGRVIFQGQDLLKLSKTEMRKKRKDLQIIFQDPFASLNPRQTVRQILEEALAIQNVVPRNQRRQRVIELLEMVGLNADQADRYPHEFSGGQRQRIGIARALSVEPKLVICDEAVSALDVSVQAQVLNLLKKLQREFNLTYLFISHDMGVVRHISDRIIVMYLGKIVEMGDKQSLFENPQHPYTRALLSAIPVADPRRKKERIILKGDVPSPIDPPQGCRFHTRCPFVMDRCKTEAPPMHKLGPQHEAACHLLEEGPVDYSQLLKEIKIS; encoded by the coding sequence ATGAGTAAAGCCCCGCTGCTTCAAGTGGAGAATCTGAAACAATATTTCCCGATTAAAGGTGGTATATTCGGACGCACCATTAATTACGTCAAAGCGGTGGATGATATCAGCTTCCACGTCAATGAGGGTGAAACGGTCAGTGTCGTTGGCGAATCGGGGTGCGGCAAATCAACTACGGGGCGTGCCATCCTCCGTTTGGAAGAGCCCACCGCAGGGAGAGTGATTTTTCAAGGACAAGATTTGCTTAAATTAAGCAAGACGGAGATGCGTAAAAAACGCAAGGATTTGCAGATCATTTTCCAAGACCCATTTGCTTCCCTTAACCCAAGGCAGACAGTGCGTCAAATTTTGGAAGAAGCTTTGGCTATTCAAAATGTGGTCCCGCGCAACCAGCGGCGCCAGCGTGTCATTGAGTTACTGGAAATGGTAGGCTTAAATGCAGATCAGGCCGACCGTTATCCCCATGAATTTAGCGGTGGCCAGAGACAACGAATCGGCATTGCCCGCGCCTTGTCTGTTGAACCCAAACTGGTGATCTGTGATGAAGCTGTCTCGGCCTTGGACGTGTCCGTTCAGGCTCAGGTGCTCAATCTGTTAAAAAAATTGCAGCGTGAATTTAATTTGACCTATCTGTTTATTTCCCATGATATGGGTGTAGTCCGTCATATCTCAGACCGGATTATTGTGATGTACCTGGGTAAAATCGTAGAAATGGGAGATAAGCAATCACTCTTTGAAAACCCGCAGCATCCCTATACCCGGGCGCTGTTATCTGCCATTCCGGTGGCTGATCCGAGACGGAAGAAAGAGCGGATCATTCTTAAGGGCGATGTGCCCTCACCGATTGATCCCCCTCAAGGCTGCCGCTTCCACACCCGCTGTCCCTTTGTGATGGACCGCTGTAAAACGGAGGCGCCGCCGATGCATAAACTGGGCCCGCAGCATGAGGCTGCCTGTCATCTGCTGGAGGAAGGCCCGGTCGATTACAGCCAATTGCTGAAAGAGATCAAGATTTCCTAA
- the nikC gene encoding nickel transporter permease yields the protein MTQPDASQTNSTAAPGPTSPPKVGQTPFKNWKLFYKKLSKNKAAMAGGILIVILVIIALFPSLFATHDPLAQNLQNKLAKPSSEHWLGTDHLGRDIYSRIIYGTQITLYVGFVSVLIGAFFGVLLGIISGYYGGWIDALIMRIMDVLLAFPGILLALAIVSALGPDMINVIIAVAIFAVPTFARIVRGSTLAVRKMEYIEAIRALGARDGKIIFQHILPNVMSPIIVQGTLYIASAILIASGLSFLGLGAQPPTPEWGAMLAGGRNYIWDAPHVSLYPGIAIVVSVLAFNLLGDGLRDALDPRMKN from the coding sequence ATGACTCAACCAGATGCCAGTCAGACAAACAGCACAGCAGCCCCAGGCCCTACTTCTCCCCCTAAAGTTGGACAAACTCCCTTTAAAAACTGGAAACTCTTCTACAAAAAGCTGAGCAAAAATAAAGCGGCCATGGCTGGCGGCATATTAATTGTCATTTTAGTTATTATTGCCTTATTCCCGTCATTGTTTGCCACCCATGACCCTTTGGCTCAAAATTTGCAAAATAAGTTGGCCAAACCTTCCTCAGAGCATTGGCTGGGTACTGATCACCTGGGCCGGGATATTTACAGCCGGATTATTTATGGCACCCAAATTACCTTGTACGTGGGCTTTGTTTCTGTGCTGATCGGCGCCTTTTTCGGTGTCCTTCTAGGCATTATTTCCGGATATTATGGTGGCTGGATTGACGCATTGATTATGCGAATCATGGATGTTTTGCTGGCTTTTCCAGGCATCCTTTTGGCGTTGGCCATTGTCAGTGCACTAGGGCCCGATATGATCAACGTCATTATTGCTGTGGCCATTTTTGCAGTGCCCACTTTTGCCCGTATTGTCCGGGGCTCCACATTGGCCGTGCGCAAGATGGAGTACATTGAGGCCATCCGTGCGCTGGGAGCAAGGGATGGGAAAATTATTTTTCAACATATTTTGCCCAATGTCATGTCGCCGATCATCGTTCAAGGGACTCTGTATATTGCCTCAGCCATTTTGATTGCCAGCGGTTTGTCTTTCCTTGGATTGGGAGCCCAGCCACCCACACCTGAATGGGGAGCCATGCTGGCCGGCGGAAGAAACTATATTTGGGATGCCCCCCATGTCTCCCTGTACCCGGGAATTGCCATAGTTGTTAGTGTGCTGGCCTTTAACTTGTTAGGCGATGGCTTGAGAGATGCCCTTGATCCCAGAATGAAAAACTAG
- a CDS encoding ABC transporter ATP-binding protein, producing the protein MRPLLQVEHVTGGYTATKPVIHDISFDINAGEIVSLIGLNGAGKSTTIKHILGLLSPHEGSIMIDGCSFKDDPDRYRSLYSYIPESPVYYEELNLWEHLELAAMAYGLDRLTFEKRAEHLLQEFRMEKKKHQFPAQFSKGMKQKLMIMMAFLVQPKLYIVDEPLLGLDPLGIRSLLEWLVACKEKGAGILMSTHILATAERYCDRFVIIHEGRIRAKGTLEELRQMSGMPAASLDDIYLTLTEVDER; encoded by the coding sequence ATGCGTCCTCTTTTGCAAGTCGAGCACGTCACAGGCGGGTATACGGCAACGAAACCCGTCATACATGACATCAGTTTTGACATTAATGCAGGAGAAATTGTCTCGCTTATTGGACTGAACGGTGCCGGAAAAAGCACCACCATTAAGCATATCCTGGGACTTCTCTCGCCTCATGAGGGCTCCATTATGATTGATGGCTGTAGCTTCAAGGATGATCCAGACCGTTACCGCTCTTTGTACAGCTATATCCCTGAATCCCCTGTTTATTATGAGGAACTGAACTTGTGGGAACATCTGGAACTGGCGGCGATGGCGTATGGCCTGGACCGGTTGACCTTTGAAAAGCGGGCTGAACATTTATTGCAAGAGTTTCGCATGGAGAAAAAGAAGCATCAATTTCCCGCTCAGTTCTCCAAGGGGATGAAACAAAAGTTGATGATTATGATGGCCTTTCTGGTACAACCCAAACTGTATATTGTGGACGAGCCTCTCCTGGGGCTTGACCCGCTGGGCATCCGCTCTTTGCTGGAATGGCTGGTGGCTTGCAAGGAAAAAGGGGCGGGGATTTTAATGTCGACCCATATTTTAGCCACCGCTGAACGTTACTGTGACCGTTTTGTCATTATCCATGAGGGGCGCATCCGTGCCAAGGGCACCCTTGAGGAATTGCGCCAGATGAGCGGGATGCCTGCAGCCAGCCTGGATGATATTTATCTTACACTGACTGAGGTTGATGAAAGATGA
- a CDS encoding DUF418 domain-containing protein: protein MSLHPTSPQERLEVLDQIRGFALLGILLANMAFFASPVVYIQMAGIDEWESLGDKLALWGIQFFAEAKFFTMFSFLFGLGFVLFMERAEAKGYSVLPLFTRRLVVLFIIGMIHAFFIWAGDILMLYSVLSFILLFFRRSSPKTLLAWAVGLWAVPVVVVTLLLAPGFGGEFSDPQWEQSAYHYIERSIAAYGSGTFLEITAQRMFDYLFMAINSIFVAPLVLAMFLTGLYVGKRRFYQQLHQHETLFRRIRLLSLCIGVPAALLQVYSHQQMLHTGLTLYQWLHFVSVCVAGPGLCFFYITSLLQLCRRQRWQRRLAYLAPVGRMALTNYLLQSIICTLLFYNYGLGLYNQVAPVWWVIIAAVLYPLQVCFSRIWLGHFRYGPAEWLWRSLTYWSWQPLKK, encoded by the coding sequence ATGTCTCTCCACCCCACCTCACCTCAGGAACGCCTGGAAGTATTGGATCAGATACGCGGATTCGCCCTGTTAGGGATTTTATTGGCCAACATGGCTTTTTTCGCTTCGCCGGTGGTTTATATTCAAATGGCAGGAATAGATGAGTGGGAAAGTCTGGGGGATAAATTGGCGCTGTGGGGCATTCAGTTTTTTGCTGAAGCCAAATTTTTTACCATGTTTTCTTTCTTATTTGGTTTAGGCTTTGTCCTGTTTATGGAGAGAGCAGAGGCCAAAGGTTATTCGGTTTTGCCCCTGTTTACCCGCAGATTGGTGGTGCTCTTCATAATTGGCATGATCCATGCCTTTTTCATTTGGGCCGGCGATATTCTCATGCTTTATTCGGTTCTTAGTTTTATCCTTCTGTTTTTCCGTCGCTCTTCTCCCAAAACCCTTCTGGCTTGGGCCGTGGGTTTGTGGGCAGTGCCCGTGGTTGTGGTGACCTTGCTCTTGGCTCCAGGTTTTGGCGGTGAATTTAGTGACCCCCAGTGGGAGCAATCGGCTTACCACTATATTGAGCGCTCCATTGCTGCTTACGGGAGCGGAACCTTTCTGGAAATTACGGCCCAGCGTATGTTTGATTATCTGTTTATGGCCATCAACTCCATTTTCGTTGCTCCCCTTGTTTTGGCCATGTTTTTAACAGGCCTTTATGTGGGCAAACGGCGGTTCTACCAACAGCTGCATCAACATGAAACACTGTTCCGGCGCATCCGCCTGTTAAGTCTGTGTATTGGTGTACCTGCTGCCCTGTTGCAGGTCTACAGTCACCAACAGATGCTACACACCGGGTTAACCCTCTATCAATGGCTCCATTTTGTCAGTGTGTGTGTGGCCGGACCTGGATTGTGTTTCTTCTACATCACCTCGCTGCTACAGCTCTGTCGCCGCCAAAGATGGCAACGGCGTCTGGCTTACCTGGCTCCCGTGGGCCGCATGGCGCTCACCAATTACTTGCTGCAGTCTATCATCTGTACGCTCCTGTTTTATAACTATGGGTTGGGCCTGTATAATCAGGTGGCCCCTGTCTGGTGGGTGATCATCGCCGCCGTCCTCTATCCGTTGCAAGTATGCTTTAGCCGCATATGGTTAGGCCATTTCCGTTATGGCCCGGCAGAGTGGTTGTGGCGCTCCCTTACATACTGGTCATGGCAACCGCTGAAAAAGTAA
- a CDS encoding LacI family DNA-binding transcriptional regulator has translation MVSSKLVAKLAGVSQATVSRVINGSPHVRKETREKVERAMKELGYRPNMIARSLVLNRTKTLALISGGLENPFYSEVATAIINTATVKGYNTLVYFEQSHGMDEIIDEVLSHHVEGIIISSINLQHPIYDTLEQSGIPFIMINRKHQKEGHYVVLDNHTAGRLAMEHLVQLGHQRIGMVLGPANISTFLERKEGALQVLEENGIKFNPAYLQEVNLTAQDIKSAVTELVYLANPPTALLCGTDHIALIAMDILLSMNLRIPDDISVIGFDDIALAGHQAIQLTSVAHNIEQMGELGVNLLVNLIEEENNTSAYKQIQLKPHLVIRNTTAKLNH, from the coding sequence ATGGTCTCATCTAAATTGGTAGCAAAACTAGCCGGGGTTTCCCAGGCTACGGTCTCCCGGGTCATTAATGGCTCGCCCCATGTGCGCAAGGAGACCCGCGAAAAAGTGGAGCGGGCCATGAAGGAACTGGGTTACCGTCCCAATATGATCGCCCGCAGTTTGGTCTTGAATCGAACAAAAACACTGGCCTTGATATCCGGGGGATTGGAAAATCCTTTCTATTCTGAGGTGGCGACTGCTATCATTAACACGGCGACCGTTAAAGGCTACAACACACTGGTCTATTTTGAACAATCCCATGGCATGGATGAGATTATTGATGAGGTATTAAGCCATCATGTCGAAGGAATCATTATTTCTTCTATCAATCTACAACACCCCATTTATGATACGTTGGAACAATCCGGAATCCCGTTTATTATGATTAACCGCAAGCACCAAAAAGAGGGCCATTACGTGGTGTTGGACAACCATACTGCCGGACGTTTGGCTATGGAACATCTGGTTCAGCTTGGGCACCAACGGATTGGGATGGTGCTGGGACCTGCTAATATTTCTACTTTTCTTGAACGCAAAGAAGGGGCACTACAAGTTTTAGAGGAAAACGGCATCAAGTTTAATCCTGCATATTTACAAGAAGTGAATTTAACCGCACAGGACATCAAATCTGCTGTAACTGAACTAGTGTATCTTGCCAATCCGCCCACTGCGCTTTTGTGCGGCACAGATCACATAGCGCTTATAGCCATGGATATACTGTTAAGTATGAATCTACGTATTCCCGACGATATCAGTGTCATCGGTTTTGATGATATTGCCTTGGCTGGCCATCAAGCCATACAATTGACTAGTGTGGCGCATAACATTGAACAGATGGGGGAATTGGGGGTTAATCTGTTAGTTAATTTAATTGAGGAAGAAAATAATACTTCAGCTTATAAACAGATTCAGCTTAAACCTCACTTGGTGATTCGTAATACCACCGCAAAACTGAATCACTAG
- a CDS encoding guanylate kinase — MPLEGRALLFVGPDGSGRFTLANAIGVTLHIPMVTSYTTRPKLPRETDGKEYNFVTEDTFKEMQGAGEFIEVVQMDGFYYGIRKQDCQDLLEKAGSLIAILSPEGCEIFKREFTKTLTIFVYADRDTVIQRQIERGDDPETIKRHLSHYEEIMAYKDKCDISIPNYDLASTAQELTKRIEEFLGIEHHPDSKY; from the coding sequence ATGCCCTTAGAAGGAAGAGCGTTGTTATTTGTTGGACCCGACGGATCAGGACGATTTACTTTGGCTAATGCAATCGGTGTCACGCTGCATATACCAATGGTCACCTCCTATACCACCCGCCCTAAACTTCCCCGTGAAACAGATGGCAAAGAATACAACTTTGTAACTGAAGATACGTTCAAAGAGATGCAAGGGGCTGGTGAGTTTATTGAAGTGGTTCAAATGGACGGCTTCTACTACGGAATCCGCAAACAAGATTGCCAAGATCTATTAGAAAAAGCGGGCAGTTTAATTGCTATTTTAAGCCCAGAGGGATGTGAAATTTTCAAAAGGGAATTTACCAAAACCTTAACCATTTTTGTTTATGCCGACCGGGACACTGTCATTCAACGGCAAATTGAGCGGGGGGATGATCCCGAAACGATTAAGCGTCACTTAAGCCACTATGAAGAAATTATGGCCTATAAAGATAAGTGTGACATCTCCATCCCCAACTACGACCTGGCCAGTACCGCACAGGAGCTGACCAAGAGAATCGAGGAATTTTTGGGTATTGAGCACCATCCAGACAGTAAGTATTAG
- the thpR gene encoding RNA 2',3'-cyclic phosphodiesterase produces the protein MKTNKYSFKTETRDTKRLFIALPLPYAVRQHLKERASQCKRQWPFKKWVHVEDYHLTLKFLGDTTLTRLPRLNRSLAEIASCFSPFKLSLENLGVFGDPSRPRILWIGVQGELDVLNNLQHKVEEEMAKLGYPADNRPYRPHVTLARTYRGKQTFDIRSLNQGVQLNSDKITWQVKEVVLYESRADLLPMYKPQLIVQLGHKFGNYYSQ, from the coding sequence ATGAAGACAAATAAATATTCATTTAAAACAGAAACAAGGGATACCAAACGCCTCTTTATCGCTCTGCCCCTCCCTTATGCAGTGCGCCAACATCTTAAGGAAAGGGCCAGTCAGTGCAAAAGACAATGGCCATTTAAAAAATGGGTGCATGTTGAGGATTATCATCTCACGCTCAAGTTTTTGGGCGACACGACCCTGACACGTCTACCGCGGCTGAACCGCTCCCTTGCTGAGATTGCCTCATGCTTTTCTCCCTTTAAATTGTCCCTGGAAAATCTGGGTGTCTTTGGTGATCCAAGCCGTCCGCGCATTCTGTGGATTGGTGTTCAGGGAGAGCTTGACGTGCTCAATAACTTGCAACACAAGGTCGAAGAGGAAATGGCCAAGCTGGGTTATCCTGCTGACAACAGGCCCTACCGCCCCCATGTGACCCTGGCCCGAACATACAGGGGAAAGCAAACATTTGATATTCGCTCCCTTAACCAGGGTGTTCAGCTGAACAGCGATAAAATCACTTGGCAGGTTAAAGAGGTGGTACTATATGAAAGCCGCGCGGATCTTCTACCGATGTATAAGCCACAGTTAATAGTTCAGTTGGGGCATAAGTTTGGGAACTATTACAGTCAATAA
- a CDS encoding ABC transporter permease — MKKAVTQASKRTSTASGADQNERMFLDVEQLARNRIQEFVTEAVRYWQLIASSGLLFTVVVLLIIGMIYYDQIVAWIPDWMPMGFIYAVVFCWLVARAPQRHFLHEADLIFLTPVESRMDDYFRHTYRYNLMLQSAAVVVTSILLYPFWRDTVAAAEQPVWVYFLIPLVLKGWNFSSHWNMLRHMDERKVEIHRGLRILFSFIFLLWWFYQGPAWLLPMLVLPLVAFFLYERKVVRSHGYRWMRLLELERKQLSRFYAFCQAFVDVPHMGTRVRKRPWLSYVTALLPFNRTSVYRYLYLKTFIRAQDYLGIYVRLTLIGTVMIYVLNEVWVKGLVYLLFLFVAATQLQAVWTHHQQQFWHQLFPLSHREQRDSFVWMCRVVLGMQALVMFMPILVSGSLISVQLMILAAATAFIYFFTRRIGMRISAL, encoded by the coding sequence ATGAAGAAAGCAGTCACTCAAGCTTCAAAACGTACCAGTACTGCCTCTGGTGCTGACCAGAACGAGCGCATGTTTCTGGATGTGGAGCAATTAGCCAGGAATCGGATTCAAGAATTTGTGACCGAAGCGGTTCGTTATTGGCAGCTGATTGCCTCGAGCGGTTTGCTGTTTACTGTGGTCGTGCTCTTAATTATCGGCATGATTTATTATGATCAGATTGTAGCTTGGATCCCGGACTGGATGCCCATGGGCTTCATTTATGCCGTTGTGTTTTGCTGGCTTGTTGCTCGGGCTCCCCAGCGTCATTTTTTGCATGAGGCCGATCTGATTTTTCTCACCCCTGTGGAGAGCCGGATGGACGATTATTTCCGGCACACATACCGCTATAACCTCATGTTACAAAGCGCTGCTGTCGTCGTTACATCAATCTTGCTTTACCCCTTTTGGCGGGATACGGTAGCCGCGGCAGAGCAGCCGGTCTGGGTCTATTTTTTGATCCCCTTGGTTTTAAAAGGGTGGAATTTTTCTTCCCATTGGAACATGTTGCGTCATATGGACGAACGTAAAGTGGAGATTCACCGGGGATTAAGAATCTTGTTCAGCTTTATTTTCCTGTTATGGTGGTTTTACCAGGGGCCTGCTTGGCTGTTGCCAATGCTGGTCTTGCCGCTAGTGGCCTTTTTCTTATATGAGCGGAAAGTGGTCCGTTCCCATGGTTACCGCTGGATGCGTCTGTTGGAGCTGGAACGGAAACAGCTCAGCCGGTTTTATGCTTTCTGTCAGGCTTTTGTGGATGTGCCGCACATGGGAACTCGTGTCCGCAAACGGCCCTGGCTCAGCTATGTGACGGCCTTACTGCCCTTTAACAGGACTTCTGTCTATCGCTACTTATATCTCAAGACGTTTATCCGTGCCCAAGATTATTTGGGGATTTATGTCCGTTTGACTCTCATCGGGACAGTGATGATTTATGTGCTGAACGAAGTATGGGTGAAGGGGCTCGTTTATCTTTTGTTTCTGTTTGTAGCAGCGACTCAGTTGCAGGCGGTATGGACACATCATCAACAGCAGTTTTGGCACCAGCTGTTTCCCCTTTCCCACAGAGAGCAAAGGGACAGCTTCGTGTGGATGTGCCGGGTCGTGCTGGGGATGCAGGCACTCGTCATGTTTATGCCGATTCTTGTGTCCGGCTCTCTGATCTCTGTTCAGCTCATGATTTTAGCGGCAGCAACAGCTTTTATATACTTCTTCACACGGAGAATCGGCATGAGAATAAGTGCCCTTTAA
- the nikB gene encoding nickel ABC transporter permease: MLVYIVRRILQTIPVLMGVVLVVLLLMHLIPGDPAQIIAGESASPERVEQMRERLGLNDPLHIQYLKYLGNAVRGDLGESIRSGRPVTEEIFNSRFRTTVELAVIGTLLSIFIGLIAGIISAVKRYSVWDVSVMLIALFGLSMPNFWLGIMLILWFSVNLGWFPVAGWGTWQHMVLPAITLGTAGAAIIARMTRSSMLEVINQDYIRTARAKGVKEAVVIYKHALRNALIPVVTVVGLQFGSLLGGAVLTEVVFAINGMGRLIVDAIYARDFPVVQGTVLVASVLFVLVNLLVDISYRLLNKRVELN; the protein is encoded by the coding sequence ATGTTAGTCTATATTGTCCGCAGGATCCTGCAAACCATTCCGGTTTTGATGGGCGTTGTGTTGGTGGTTTTGCTCTTGATGCATCTCATTCCGGGCGACCCCGCTCAGATTATTGCCGGGGAAAGTGCTTCTCCAGAGCGGGTAGAGCAGATGAGGGAGCGTTTGGGCTTAAATGACCCCTTACACATTCAATACCTGAAATATTTAGGTAATGCCGTTCGGGGGGATTTGGGTGAATCCATCCGTTCCGGTCGTCCCGTGACTGAGGAAATTTTTAACTCACGGTTCAGAACCACGGTTGAACTGGCTGTTATCGGTACGCTGCTCAGCATTTTTATCGGTCTTATTGCTGGTATTATCTCAGCTGTTAAACGTTATTCAGTATGGGATGTCAGCGTTATGCTCATCGCCTTATTTGGATTATCCATGCCTAACTTCTGGCTGGGAATTATGCTCATTCTTTGGTTTAGTGTGAATCTGGGCTGGTTCCCTGTTGCTGGATGGGGGACATGGCAGCATATGGTCTTACCCGCCATTACCCTGGGAACGGCTGGTGCGGCTATAATTGCCCGTATGACCCGTTCCAGTATGCTAGAAGTGATCAACCAGGATTATATTCGTACGGCCCGGGCCAAAGGGGTAAAAGAGGCGGTTGTGATTTATAAACACGCTTTGCGCAATGCCCTTATTCCGGTCGTAACCGTTGTTGGCTTGCAGTTTGGTTCCCTGTTGGGAGGAGCAGTGTTAACCGAGGTCGTGTTTGCCATTAATGGTATGGGGCGTCTCATCGTAGATGCAATCTATGCCCGGGACTTTCCAGTTGTTCAAGGTACAGTTCTGGTTGCTTCCGTGTTGTTTGTTTTGGTCAACCTGCTGGTGGACATATCCTACCGACTGCTTAATAAACGGGTGGAATTGAACTAG